One stretch of Arachis hypogaea cultivar Tifrunner chromosome 20, arahy.Tifrunner.gnm2.J5K5, whole genome shotgun sequence DNA includes these proteins:
- the LOC112782457 gene encoding NAC domain-containing protein 82 has product MAAMKSIPGYRFHPTDVELVQYFLKRKVMGKRFPCDVIAELDIYKYPPWDLPDHSLLKTGDLEWYFFCPRGKKYSSGGRMNRATECGYWKTTGKDRSVENKKLVVGMIKTLVFHNGKAPKGDRTDWVLHEYRLQDKDLADKGVQQDSYVICKVFQKDGPGPRNGAQYGRPFNEEDWDKEDEIDCVESAPVAALPAAVPIQPASCHSSVVNNVNLSVSECYGLTSVSCLTGPMPSCSAHPSAPSNQVDGDITPVPGSAIEDNIMAPTENTTTEKVDNPPDINNAEGTPCFDPNEIFGGLGDLDGLFEMGGIGHGFSCGQNGGYTVNEMLSASDGLRFPDPLDYLELGDLDTPLLWETNEQGNWSQDNK; this is encoded by the exons ATGGCCGCAATGAAGTCAATTCCAGGGTACCGGTTTCATCCAACCGATGTTGAGCTGGTTCAGTACTTTCTGAAAAGgaaggtgatggggaagagattcCCTTGTGATGTGATTGCTGAACTTGATATATACAAATATCCGCCGTGGGATCTACCAG ATCATTCTCTGCTTAAAACTGGAGATTTAGAATGGTACTTCTTTTGCCCTCGAGGGAAGAAGTATTCGAGCGGAGGGAGGATGAATAGGGCCACAGAATGTGGGTACTGGAAGACTACTGGCAAGGATAGATCCGTCGAGAACAAGAAGCTTGTTGTGGGCATGATAAAGACTCTGGTGTTTCACAATGGTAAAGCACCCAAGGGAGATCGAACTGATTGGGTTTTGCATGAATACCGACTTCAAGATAAGGACCTTGCTGATAAGGGTGTTCAACAG GATTCTTATGTGATATGTAAAGTGTTCCAAAAGGATGGTCCTGGTCCTAGGAATGGTGCACAATACGGAAGGCCATTTAATGAGGAAGACTGGGATAAAGAGGATGAAATTGACTGTGTAGAATCTGCACCTGTTGCTGCTCTACCTGCTGCAGTTCCTATACAACCCGCTTCATGTCATAGCTCTGTTGTGAATAACGTGAATCTCTCTGTGAGTGAATGCTATGGGTTGACCTCTGTTTCGTGTTTAACAGGGCCAATGCCTTCTTGCTCAGCACATCCTTCAGCTCCAAGTAATCAAGTTGATGGTGATATTACACCAGTGCCTGGTTCCGCCATAGAAGATAACATAATGGCTCCTACTGAGAACACCACAACTGAA AAGGTTGACaatcctcctgacataaacaaTGCTGAAGGAACACCTTGCTTTGATCCCAATGAGATTTTTGGGGGTCTGGGTGACCTTGATGGTTTGTTCGAAATGGGTGGAATTGGACATGGTTTTTCCTGCGGCCAAAATGGTGGATATACTGTGAATGAAATGCTTTCTGCGAGTGATGGGTTGCGTTTCCCTGATCCCCTGGACTACTTGGAGTTGGGTGACCTCGACACCCCATTGTTATGGGAGACTAATGAACAAGGAAATTGGAGCCAGGACAATAAATGA
- the LOC112782804 gene encoding BTB/POZ domain-containing protein At2g13690, with translation MDRSYRRRRRTWCCSFAVPPSSPDNFYSSTHYSKPRQGKSETFSKPNLSVPSSPQSTKSGSRMAGRIDPRRILSPGRVSPIDSDPAAVDSAAPVPSPAIDSEPKLRSRSFRAPTPPPLPPAVVEEEGSGSGGTKDGVFDVRMCLRGKDGGCMVLELNSVVLYANSEVFAGLISDYKKGSGSTSNGSGCSSKMCRIEVPEVDNLGLFRETIELMFEDDVTKRLAKIGVFRSIDVLEVAAGIKFTRGVLSCLKYLEAVPWTEEEEEKLRSLFTRFKFDDTTTRDILGRFYLNDSADSQPNVAMQLVWSITSSADANARNELKSLVKGLLSKSSVYEKNHVDLSKEDLYSVCHSCLASLVSLFEGKSDDNRHEQSLPKKDMNKPLIERVARQVDNINWLLEIMFDGQMAEDFVDIWTNQQQLLKLHDDASPMVRYELSRVSATLFVAIGTRKLQCRLEARSGLLQAWFKPMLLDFGWLQRCKKGLDMKALEEAMGQALLTLPLKQQHMLFMEWFRYFSKHGTECPNLSKAFQIWWRRSFLRGSETHEIESR, from the exons ATGGACCGTTCGTATCGCCGGCGCCGGCGAACATGGTGCTGCTCCTTTGCCGTTCCGCCGTCGAGCCCCGACAACTTCTATTCTTCAACCCACTACTCGAAACCGCGTCAGGGGAAGTCTGAAACCTTCTCAAAACCGAATCTTTCGGTCCCAAGCTCGCCCCAGAGCACCAAATCCGGGTCCAGAATGGCGGGTCGGATCGACCCTCGGAGGATCTTGTCCCCCGGCAGAGTATCCCCCATTGACTCCGATCCCGCTGCCGTCGATTCCGCCGCTCCCGTCCCCTCTCCGGCCATCGATTCCGAGCCCAAGTTGCGATCTCGGAGCTTCCGGGCACCGACACCGCCTCCGCTGCCTCCTGCGGTGGTGGAAGAGGAGGGTTCTGGCAGCGGAGGAACTAAAGACGGTGTTTTTGACGTGAGAATGTGTTTGAGAGGGAAGGATGGTGGGTGCATGGTTTTGGAGCTGAATTCGGTGGTTCTGTACGCGAATTCCGAGGTTTTTGCTGGTTTGATAAGTGATTACAAGAAGGGTTCAGGTTCAACTTCAAATGGTAGTGGCTGTAGTAGCAAAATGTGCAGGATTGAGGTTCCTGAGGTCGATAACTTGGGGTTGTTCAGAGAAACCATTGAGCTCATGTTCGAGGATGATGTTACCAAAAGGCTCGCTAAGATTGGTGTTTTTCGATCCATCGACGTTTTGGAG GTGGCTGCTGGCATCAAGTTCACAAGGGGTGTATTATCCTGTTTGAAGTACCTTGAGGCTGTTCCTTGgactgaagaggaagaagagaaattgaggagcttgttCACAAGATTCAAGTTCGATGATACGACAACCAGGGACATCCTAGGTAGATTCTACTTGAATGATTCAGCAGATTCACAGCCAAATGTTGCAATGCAACTCGTTTGGTCTATCACCAGTTCTGCAGATGCCAATGCAAGGAACGAACTTAAGTCACTAGTAAAGGGTCTTCTAAGTAAAAGCTCGGTCTATGAGAAGAACCATGTTGACCTCAGCAAGGAGGATCTATATTCTGTTTGCCACTCGTGTCTCGCTTCTCTAGTTAGCCTATTTGAGGGGAAATCTGACGACAACCGTCATGAACAATCATTGCCGAAGAAAGATATGAACAAGCCTTTGATCGAACGCGTCGCAAGACAGGTTGATAACATCAACTGGTTGCTGGAAATCATGTTTGATGGGCAAATGGCGGAAGACTTTGTTGATATATGGACCAATCAGCAGCAGCTACTTAAATTGCATGATGATGCCTCTCCCATGGTAAGATACGAACTGAGTCGAGTGTCAGCAACATTGTTTGTCGCCATCGGCACCAGAAAACTACAATGTCGGTTGGAAGCTAGGTCGGGGCTTCTTCAGGCGTGGTTCAAACCAATGCTGTTGGACTTTGGGTGGCTGCAGAGATGCAAAAAGGGGCTTGATATGAAGGCATTGGAAGAGGCAATGGGTCAGGCACTTCTTACTTTGCCCCTCAAGCAACAACACATGCTGTTTATGGAATGGTTTCGGTATTTCTCAAAGCATGGTACTGAGTGTCCAAATCTAAGTAAGGCATTCCAGATATGGTGGCGCAGATCATTTTTAAGGGGCTCTGAGACTCATGAAATTGAATCAaggtaa
- the LOC112784217 gene encoding callose synthase 5 — MSNLEPAAPQTLVRRPSRSAAMTTFSTEVFDDDVVVPSSLASIAPILRVANEIESERPRVAYLCRFYAFEKAHRLDQSSSGRGVRQFKTLLLQRLERDNATSLASRVKKTDAREIQAYYQQYYEHYVRALDQGEQADRAQLGKAYQTAGVLFEVLCAVNKTEKVEEVAPEIIAAARDVQEKTEIYAPFNILPLDSAGASQQIMQLEEIKAAVSALWNTRGLNWPSTFEQHRQRSGDLDLLDWLRAMFGFQKDNVRNQREHLILLLANSHIRLNPKPEPLNKLDDRAVDEKMNELFKNYKNWCKFLGRKHSLRLPQQGQQEIQQRKLLYMGLYLLIWGEASNLRFMPECLCYIFHNMAYELNGLLAGNVSIVTGENIKPSYGGEDESFLRKVVTPIYRVIENEAQRGKNGTAPHSSWCNYDDLNEYFWSPDCFSLGWPMRDDGDFFKSTFVSQGRHGARKKAGKTGKSNFVESRSFWHIFRSFDRLWTFYIMALQVMIIISWNNTQLNELFQKPLLFKLSSIFITAAILRLLQGILDLVLNFPGYHRWRFTNVLRLLLKIIVSILWVIVLPLLYIGSFENNNNVPEFITKILSFLGDTKGLPQLYLLAVAVYLLPNALTVFLFFFPMLRRWIENSDWRIVRFFMWWAQPRIYVGRGMHESQFSLFRYTFFWLLLLASKVAFSYFIQIKPLVEPTKEIMRIRHVDYAWHEFFPNVTHNYGAVIALWSPVVLVYFMDTQIWYAIFSTLSGGVVGAFDRLGEIRTLTMLRSRFQSLPGAFNSFLVPTDKNQKRRFSLSKRFAEVTPSRRVEAAKFAQLWNEIICSFREEDIISDREMDLLMVPYSLDPSLKIIQWPPFLLASKIAVALDMAAQFHGKDSDLWKRICHDEYMKCAVIECYEAFKNVLNTLVVGDLEKRTISVIFKEVENSISKNTLLTNFRMAFLPNLCKKFVELVEILKDADPSKRGTVVVLLQDILEVFTRDMMVNDISELAELNHSSKDTGRQLFAGTDARPAVYFPPVLTAQWEEQIRRLHLLLTVKESAMEVPTNLEARRRITFFTNSLFMDMPRAPRVRKMLSFSVMTPYYSEETVYSKNDLEVENEDGVSIIYYLQKIYPDEWNNFMERLDCKKDSEVWEKEENVLQLRHWASLRGQTLCRTVRGMMYYRRALKLQAFLDMANEREILNGYKAVTVPSEEDKKSKRSLYASIEAVADMKFTYVATCQIYGNQKRSGDRRATDILNLMVNNPSLRVAYIDEVEEREAGKVQKVYYSVLVKAVDNHDQEIYRIKLPGPPKIGEGKPENQNHAIIFTRGEALQTIDMNQDNYLEEALKMRNLLEEFNEDHGVRRPTILGVREHIFTGSVSSLAWFMSNQETSFVTIGQRVLARPLKVRFHYGHPDVFDRIFHITRGGISKASRVINLSEDIFAGFNSTLRRGNITHHEYIQVGKGRDVGLNQISLFEAKVACGNGEQTLSRDVYRLGHRFDFFRMLSFYFTSIGFYFSSMVVALTVYAFLYGKLYLSLSGLEAAIVKLANRRGDEALRAIMASQSLVQIGLLMTLPMIMEIGLERGFRSAMGEMIIMQLQLAPVFFTFSLGTKLHYYGRTLLHGGAKYRATGRGFVVRHEKFAENYRLYSRSHFVKGIELLILLIVYRAYGSAAIGGAYAFLSWSMWFLVCSWLFAPFLFNPSGFEWQKIVEDWDDWKKWISSRGGIGVPGNKSWESWWDEEQEHLQYTGFMGRFWECFLALRFFVYQYGIVYQLHISRGDKSIVVYGLSWLVIVAIMITLKIVSLGSKKFSADFQLMFRLLKFFLFVGTVVAFTLMFVLLGLTVTDIFASLLAFFPTGWALVQIAQACRPIVKAIRMWSSVKALAKGYEYLMGVIIFAPVAVLAWFPFVSEFQTRLLFNQAFSRGLQIQRILSGGKKNK; from the exons ATGTCGAATCTCGAGCCGGCGGCTCCGCAGACGCTGGTACGGCGGCCGTCGAGGAGCGCAGCCATGACAACGTTCTCGACGGAGGTGTTTGACGATGACGTCGTAGTGCCGTCGTCACTCGCCTCCATCGCGCCCATCCTACGTGTCGCCAATGAGATCGAAAGCGAGCGCCCTAGGGTTGCTTATCTAT GTCGATTCTATGCGTTTGAGAAGGCACACAGGTTGGATCAGAGCTCCAGCGGGCGTGGTGTGAGGCAGTTTAAGACGCTGTTACTTCAACGTTTGGAGAGG GACAATGCGACAAGTCTTGCCTCCCGAGTTAAGAAGACAGATGCAAGGGAAATCCAGGCCTATTATCAACAGTACTATGAGCACTATGTTAGAGCTCTTGACCAAGGAGAACAAGCTGACAG AGCACAGCTTGGTAAAGCATACCAAACTGCAGGGGTACTCTTTGAAGTGCTTTGTGCAGTTAACAAGACTGAGAAAGTTGAAGAAGTTGCTCCTGAGATTATTGCAGCAGCTAGAGATGTCCAAGAAAAGACGGAGATTTATGCCCCTTTCAACATTCTTCCATTGGATTCTGCTGGGGCTTCTCAGCAAATTATGCAGCTGGAAGAG ATTAAGGCAGCAGTTTCTGCTCTGTGGAACACCCGGGGGTTGAACTGGCCAAGTACGTTCGAGCAACACAGGCAGAGAAGTGGGGATTTGGACTTGCTTGATTGGCTTAGAGCCATGTTTGGCTTCCAGAAGGACAATGTCAGGAACCAAAGAGAGCACTTGATTCTGCTTCTTGCTAACTCTCACATAAGGCTCAATCCAAAACCTGAGCCTCTCAACAAG CTGGATGACCGGGCTGTTGACGAAAAGATGAATGAACTCTttaagaattacaagaattggTGCAAGTTTTTAGGAAGAAAACATAGTTTACG ACTCCCCCAGCAAGGTCAGCAAGAGATACAGCAGAGAAAGCTACTATATATGGGGTTATATCTTCTCATATGGGGTGAAGCTTCCAATCTTCGTTTCATGCCAGAGTGCCTATGCTATATATTTCACAAT ATGGCCTATGAACTTAACGGTCTATTGGCCGGGAATGTTAGCATTGTCACTGGTGAAAATATCAAACCTTCCTATGGTGGTGAGGATGAGTCATTCCTTCGCAAAGTTGTAACTCCCATATACCGAGTTATTGAAAATGAAGCACAGCGGGGTAAAAATGGAACTGCACCCCACTCATCATGGTGCAACTATGATGATCTAAATGAGTATTTCTG GTCACCTGATTGTTTTTCTCTTGGATGGCCCATGCGTGATGATGGTGATTTTTTCAAGTCCACATTTGTGTCACAG GGAAGACACGGTGCCCGTAAGAAAGCTGGGAAAACGGGCAAATCAAATTTTGTTGAGAGCCGTTCATTCTGGCACATCTTTCGCAGTTTTGATCGTCTCTGGACATTCTATATAATGGCGTTGCAG GTTATGATTATTATTTCGTGGAACAATACTCAATTGAACGAACTCTTTCAAAAACCACTCTTATTCAAACTCTCTAGTATATTCATCACAGCAGCCATACTACGCTTACTACAAG GTATCTTGGACTTGGTTCTGAACTTTCCTGGGTATCATCGTTGGAGATTCACTAATGTACTACGGCTTTTACTGAAAATAATTGTTAGCATACTTTGGGTCATAGTTCTTCCACTGTTATATATTGGTTCCTTCGAGAATAATAATAATGTCCCAGAGTTTATCACGAAGATACTTTCGTTCTTGGGTGATACAAAGGGCCTTCCACAATTGTATTTATTGGCAGTTGCAGTGTACTTGCTTCCCAATGCATTGACagtatttctcttcttcttcccaatGCTCAGGCGTTGGATTGAAAACTCAGACTGGCGTATTGTAAGATTCTTCATGTGGTGGGCTCAG CCAAGAATCTATGTTGGAAGAGGAATGCATGAGAGTCAATTTTCTCTCTTTAG GTACACATTCTTTTGGCTGCTTCTTTTGGCTTCCAAAGTGGCATTTAGCTATTTCATCCAG ATTAAACCTCTAGTGGAGCCAACTAAGGAGATAATGAGGATTCGCCATGTTGATTATGCTTGGCATGAGTTTTTCCCTAATG TTACACATAACTATGGTGCAGTCATTGCACTCTGGTCACCTGTAGTGCTG GTCTATTTCATGGACACTCAAATTTGGTATGCCATTTTCTCAACTTTGTCTGGTGGTGTTGTTGGAGCCTTTGATCGTTTAGGAGAG ATTCGAACTTTGACCATGCTAAGATCACGGTTTCAGTCATTGCCCGGCGCATTTAACTCATTCTTGGTCCCTACTGACAAAAACCAGAAGAGGAGATTCTCTTTGTCAAAGCGTTTTGCTGAG GTTACTCCCAGTAGAAGGGTTGAAGCTGCTAAATTTGCTCAATTATGGAATGAAATTATCTGTAGTTTCCGTGAGGAAGATATCATAAGTGATAG GGAGATGGATCTTTTGATGGTTCCTTACTCATTAGACCCTAGCTTGAAAATAATTCAATGGCCACCATTTTTGCTTGCAAGCAAG ATTGCTGTAGCACTAGATATGGCAGCTCAATTTCATGGAAAGGACTCTGATCTTTGGAAGCGCATTTGTCATGATGAATATATGAAATGTGCTGTCATTGAATGCTATGAAGCTTTTAAGAATGTTCTAAATACTTTGGTGGTTGGTGACCTTGAGAAAAG GACGATCTCCGTGATCTTCAAGGAAGTTGAGAACAGCATCTCCAAGAATACCCTTCTTACAAATTTCCGAATGGCATTTTTGCCCAACCTTTGTAAGAAATTTGTTgagcttgttgaaattttg AAAGATGCAGATCCTTCGAAGCGAGGAACAGTGGTAGTCTTATTGCAAGATATTTTAGAAGTATTTACCCGTGATATGATGGTGAATGACATTAG TGAGTTAGCAGAACTTAATCATAGTAGCAAGGACACTGGAAGGCAACTTTTTGCTGGTACTGATGCAAGACCGGCCGTGTACTTCCCTCCTGTGCTTACAGCACAATGGGAGGAACAG ATTAGACGCCTACATTTACTTTTGACAGTAAAGGAGTCTGCTATGGAGGTCCCAACAAACCTTGAGGCACGCAGAAGGATTACATTCTTCACCAATTCATTGTTCATGGATATGCCGCGTGCTCCAAGGGTTCGCAAAATGCTCTCATTCAG tgtcatgaCTCCATACTATAGTGAAGAGACTGTCTATTCCAAGAATGACCTTGAGGTTGAAAATGAGGATGGTGTGTCAATCATATATTACCTGCAAAAGATCTACCCTG ATGAATGGAACAACTTCATGGAGCGACTTGATTGCAAGAAAGATAGCGAGGTCTGGGAGAAAGAGGAGAATGTGTTGCAATTACGTCACTGGGCCTCGTTAAGAGGACAAACTCTTTGCCGGACAG TTAGGGGAATGATGTACTACAGGCGAGCTCTTAAGCTCCAAGCTTTTCTTGATATGGCTAATGAAAGGG AGATACTGAATGGCTATAAGGCTGTTACTGTTCCATCCGAGGAAGATAAGAAGAGTAAGAGATCTCTGTATGCCAGTATCGAAGCTGTTGCTGACATGAAATTCACATATGTCGCCACGTGTCAGATCTATGGTAATCAGAAGCGCAGTGGAGACCGCCGGGCAACAGACATATTGAATTTGATGGTTAA CAATCCTTCCCTTCGTGTGGCTTATATTGATGAAGTTGAAGAAAGAGAAGCCGGAAAAGTACAGAAGGTTTATTATTCTGTGCTAGTCAAAGCTGTGGACAACCATGACCAG GaaatatatagaataaaattGCCAGGTCCACCCAAGATAGGAGAAGGAAAACCTGAAAATCAAAATCATGCTATCATTTTCACTAGAGGGGAAGCTCTTCAGACAATTGACATGAACCAg GATAATTACTTGGAAGAAGCTTTGAAAATGCGTAACCTTCTAGAAGAATTTAATGAGGATCATGGCGTTCGTCGACCTACTATACTAGGTGTTCGTGAGCATATCTTCACTGGCAG TGTTTCTTCCTTGGCTTGGTTTATGTCAAATCAAGAAACAAGTTTTGTCACTATTGGCCAAAGAGTTCTTGCAAGACCCCTAAA GGTTCGGTTCCACTATGGTCATCCTGATGTTTTTGATAGAATTTTCCATATCACCCGTGGAGGTATCAGCAAGGCTTCTCGTGTAATCAATCTTAGTGAAGACATTTTTGCTG GATTCAACTCCACACTAAGGCGTGGAAACATTACTCATCATGAATACATCCAAGTTGGAAAGGGTAGAGATGTTGGTCTCAATCAAATCTCACTCTTTGAAGCAAAGGTGGCCTGTGGTAATGGAGAACAGACACTTAGCAGGGATGTCTACAGGCTGGGGCATCGTTTCGACTTTTTCCGCATGCTATCATTCTATTTCACATCTATTGGATTTTACTTCAGCTCAATG GTTGTGGCCCTCACTGTTTATGCATTCTTGTATGGCAAACTTTACCTGTCATTGAGTGGACTTGAGGCTGCAATAGTTAAATTGGCAAATAGAAGGGGAGATGAGGCACTGAGGGCAATAATGGCTTCACAATCCCTTGTTCAAATAGGACTATTAATGACTCTGCCCATGATCATGGAAATAGGACTTGAGAGAGGTTTCAGATCCGCTATGGGAGAGATGATAATAATGCAGTTGCAGCTAGCACCCGTTTTCTTCACTTTCTCTCTTGGAACCAAGTTGCACTACTACGGACGCACTCTTCTTCACGGAGGTGCAAAGTACAGAGCAACTGGTCGTGGCTTCGTTGTTCGCCACGAGAAGTTTGCTGAGAATTACAGGCTGTACTCTAGGAGTCACTTTGTGAAAGGGATTGAGCTTTTAATATTGCTCATAGTTTACAGGGCTTATGGTTCAGCAGCAATCGGTGGAGCTTACGCTTTCCTTTCATGGTCAATGTGGTTCTTGGTTTGTTCTTGGCTGTTTGCTCCTTTCCTTTTTAATCCATCTGGATTTGAGTGGCAGAAGATAGTTGAAGACTGGGATGACTGGAAGAAATGGATAAGTAGCCGAGGTGGCATTGGTGTTCCTGGAAATAAAAGCTGGGAATCATGGTGGGATGAGGAACAAGAGCATTTGCAATACACTGGGTTCATGGGAAGGTTTTGGGAGTGTTTCCTAGCCCTGCGTTTCTTTGTCTATCAATATGGCATTGTGTATCAGCTCCATATATCAAGAGGCGACAAGAGCATTGTG GTTTATGGTCTGTCCTGGCTTGTCATAGTAGCTATCATGATCACCTTGAAG ATTGTGTCCTTGGGTAGCAAGAAGTTCAGCGCAGACTTCCAATTGATGTTCCGTCTTCTCAAATTCTTCCTATTTGTTGGAACCGTTGTCGCCTTTACCTTAATGTTTGTCTTGCTAGGTCTCACCGTTACTGACATATTTGCCAGCCTCTTAGCCTTTTTTCCAACAGGCTGGGCTCTTGTACAG ATAGCACAAGCATGCAGGCCTATTGTGAAGGCCATAAGAATGTGGAGTTCTGTCAAAGCTTTAGCAAAAGGCTACGAATATCTGATGGGAGTTATTATCTTTGCACCTGTTGCTGTATTGGCATGGTTCCCTTTTGTATCAGAATTTCAAACTAGGCTTCTATTCAACCAAGCTTTCAGTAGAGGGCTTCAAATCCAGCGTATTTTATCTGGCGGTAAGAAGAATAAGTAA